A portion of the Parasedimentitalea marina genome contains these proteins:
- a CDS encoding FAD-dependent monooxygenase: MKNSSDILIVGGGLNGPTLALALAQTGFSVTVIDALPQAKLQDDAFDGRGYALALASQRLLQQVGVWQHVGSENAQPMLEIKVTDGHAGQGPSPFFMHFDHAEIEDGPMGYMVEDRFLRRALITAMEGESKITLINQRRVESQEVDLSGVTLTLDGGDTLRGRMLVGCDGRSSGTAQRAGIKRSGWDYGQTALVCAIDHEKPHHGIAHQFFMPPGPLAILPLPGNRSSIVWSESTDTAAAIQALDDKDYIEALRPRFGDFLGEISLAGKRFTYPLNLTLANAFVGDHLALVGDAAHGMHPIAGQGLNAGMRDVGALAQVLTEASRRGEDFASELVLQRYQEWRRFDTATLAAATDVFNRLFSNDNPVLRLGRDIGMGIVGSLPGLRRSFVREAAGLTGDLPKLLQGNKI; encoded by the coding sequence ATGAAAAACTCTTCCGATATCCTGATCGTCGGCGGCGGACTGAACGGTCCCACGCTGGCCCTGGCGCTGGCGCAAACCGGCTTTTCCGTCACCGTGATCGACGCCCTACCGCAGGCCAAACTGCAGGATGACGCGTTCGATGGCCGCGGTTATGCGTTGGCGCTGGCCTCGCAACGGCTGTTGCAGCAGGTTGGCGTCTGGCAGCATGTCGGTAGTGAAAACGCGCAGCCGATGTTGGAAATCAAAGTTACCGATGGCCACGCCGGGCAAGGCCCCTCGCCGTTCTTTATGCACTTCGATCACGCCGAGATCGAAGACGGCCCGATGGGCTACATGGTAGAAGACCGCTTTCTGCGCCGTGCCCTGATCACTGCGATGGAGGGCGAGTCCAAGATCACCCTGATCAACCAGCGCAGGGTCGAGTCACAGGAAGTGGATCTAAGTGGCGTCACCCTGACGCTGGATGGCGGCGATACTCTGCGCGGACGGATGCTGGTTGGCTGTGACGGCCGCAGCAGCGGCACCGCCCAACGGGCTGGCATCAAACGCAGCGGCTGGGACTATGGTCAGACTGCGCTGGTTTGCGCCATCGACCACGAAAAACCACATCACGGCATTGCCCATCAGTTCTTTATGCCACCCGGACCGCTGGCGATTCTGCCCCTGCCCGGCAACCGGTCCTCCATTGTCTGGAGCGAAAGCACCGACACCGCCGCAGCGATTCAAGCACTGGATGACAAGGATTACATCGAGGCCCTGCGGCCCCGGTTTGGCGACTTCCTGGGCGAGATCAGCCTGGCAGGCAAGCGGTTTACCTATCCGCTGAACCTGACCCTTGCCAATGCCTTTGTTGGTGACCATCTGGCGCTGGTTGGCGATGCAGCGCATGGGATGCATCCCATTGCCGGACAGGGCCTGAACGCCGGGATGCGGGACGTCGGGGCGCTGGCGCAGGTGCTAACCGAAGCAAGCCGCCGGGGCGAGGATTTCGCCTCGGAGCTGGTGTTGCAACGCTATCAGGAATGGCGGCGTTTCGACACCGCAACGCTGGCGGCGGCAACGGATGTGTTCAACCGGCTCTTTTCAAACGACAACCCGGTGCTGCGACTGGGTCGCGATATTGGCATGGGCATTGTCGGATCATTACCCGGCCTACGCCGTAGCTTTGTGCGCGAGGCCGCCGGCCTGACGGGCGACCTGCCCAAACTGTTGCAGGGCAACAAAATCTGA
- a CDS encoding L,D-transpeptidase family protein: protein MTPQDLVLTRLGVRFSGRLLPCSIGKGGLTTTKQEGDGATPIGTHHIVGLLYRPDRIRRPADWAEAIGPGDLWSDDSRDSAYNHHVRAPYSYSHEHLRRADPLYDLVLVLDWNWPDARPGNGSAIFIHQWRRPGYPTEGCIAFSRSDLHWLAARVQPGTRVIIPNFG, encoded by the coding sequence GTGACCCCACAGGATCTGGTATTGACGCGCCTGGGGGTGCGGTTCAGTGGCAGACTGTTGCCCTGCTCTATTGGCAAGGGCGGACTGACGACTACCAAACAAGAGGGAGACGGAGCCACTCCGATAGGAACGCATCACATCGTTGGGCTATTATATCGCCCTGATCGGATCCGCCGCCCCGCCGACTGGGCCGAGGCGATTGGCCCGGGGGACCTGTGGTCAGATGACAGTCGTGATAGTGCCTATAACCACCACGTCCGAGCCCCTTATAGCTACAGCCATGAACACCTGCGCCGGGCGGATCCGCTGTATGATCTGGTGCTGGTATTGGATTGGAACTGGCCTGATGCCCGGCCCGGGAATGGCTCGGCCATTTTCATTCACCAATGGCGCCGCCCCGGCTATCCAACCGAAGGCTGCATCGCTTTTTCCCGTTCTGATCTGCACTGGCTAGCCGCACGCGTTCAACCAGGAACACGGGTTATTATTCCGAACTTCGGATAG
- a CDS encoding thioredoxin family protein yields MMDIIGGADALAADLIKDVSEATFMQDVVEASQTVPVIVDFWAPWCGPCKTLGPALEAAVTRAKGAVTMAKVNVDENQMIAQQMRVQSIPAVFAFYKGQPIDGFQGALPPSEIDAFVAKVVEAGGGAADGGLGEALEAAETMMAEGEVEDAAQIFAAVIGEDDNNTAAYAGLARTHLVADDADQAEAVLNGAPAEIAEAPEIEAVRAQIELARQAENAGPVGELRNVVDADPSDHQARFDLAQALHAAGDAEAAVAELLELFRRDRDWNDGAAKAQLFTVFDALKPEDPVVLNGRRKLSSMIFA; encoded by the coding sequence ATGATGGATATTATTGGTGGTGCCGATGCTCTGGCAGCAGATTTGATCAAGGACGTCTCTGAGGCGACCTTTATGCAGGACGTGGTTGAAGCCTCACAGACGGTCCCTGTTATCGTGGATTTCTGGGCGCCCTGGTGCGGCCCCTGCAAGACCCTGGGACCGGCTCTTGAGGCCGCTGTAACCCGTGCTAAGGGTGCGGTGACGATGGCCAAGGTCAATGTTGACGAAAACCAGATGATTGCCCAGCAAATGCGGGTGCAATCAATTCCGGCTGTCTTTGCCTTTTACAAAGGCCAGCCTATTGATGGTTTTCAGGGGGCATTGCCGCCGTCCGAGATTGATGCCTTTGTGGCAAAGGTTGTCGAAGCTGGCGGTGGGGCTGCAGATGGCGGTCTGGGCGAGGCGCTGGAAGCGGCTGAAACAATGATGGCCGAAGGCGAAGTCGAGGATGCGGCGCAGATTTTTGCGGCCGTCATTGGCGAAGACGACAATAATACTGCCGCCTATGCCGGTCTGGCACGTACACATCTGGTGGCTGATGACGCGGATCAGGCCGAAGCGGTGCTGAATGGCGCCCCGGCTGAGATTGCCGAAGCCCCTGAGATCGAAGCCGTCAGGGCCCAGATTGAACTGGCCCGGCAAGCGGAAAACGCGGGACCCGTCGGTGAATTGCGCAATGTCGTGGATGCAGATCCAAGCGACCATCAAGCCCGGTTTGACCTAGCTCAGGCACTGCATGCCGCAGGTGACGCTGAGGCTGCGGTTGCGGAACTACTGGAGCTGTTTCGGCGAGATCGCGACTGGAACGATGGGGCGGCAAAGGCCCAGCTGTTTACAGTATTTGACGCCCTGAAGCCGGAAGATCCAGTTGTTCTCAACGGTCGCCGCAAATTGAGTTCAATGATATTTGCCTAA
- a CDS encoding response regulator transcription factor, with the protein MAQLKKILLVDDDEDLREALSEQLVMTEDFDVFEADNGQSAMERAKEALYDLIILDVGLPDTDGRELCRLMRKQGVKAPILMLTGHDSDADTILGLDAGANDYVSKPFKFPVLLARIRAQLRQHEQSEDAVFALGPYTFKPSMKILVTEDERKIRLTEKETNILKFLYRSNDGVVAREVLLHEVWGYNAGVTTHTLETHIYRLRQKIEPDPSNARLLVTESGGYRLVA; encoded by the coding sequence ATGGCGCAACTCAAGAAAATATTGCTGGTCGACGACGACGAGGACCTGCGCGAAGCACTGAGCGAGCAACTGGTGATGACAGAAGACTTTGATGTCTTCGAGGCCGACAATGGCCAAAGCGCGATGGAACGCGCCAAAGAGGCGCTGTACGACCTGATCATTCTGGACGTCGGTCTGCCGGATACCGATGGGCGTGAACTGTGCCGCCTGATGCGTAAGCAGGGGGTGAAAGCACCGATCCTGATGTTGACCGGGCACGATAGCGACGCCGACACCATCCTTGGGCTGGATGCCGGCGCCAATGATTATGTTTCCAAACCGTTTAAGTTTCCGGTGCTTCTGGCCCGTATTCGCGCCCAGCTACGCCAGCATGAACAATCGGAAGACGCCGTTTTTGCGCTGGGGCCATATACCTTCAAGCCGTCGATGAAAATTCTGGTGACTGAGGATGAGCGCAAGATCCGTTTGACGGAAAAAGAGACCAATATTCTTAAGTTCTTGTACCGGTCCAACGATGGTGTGGTTGCCCGCGAGGTCCTGCTGCACGAGGTCTGGGGGTATAATGCAGGTGTCACAACCCATACGTTGGAAACCCATATCTACCGTTTGCGCCAGAAAATAGAGCCCGATCCCTCGAATGCGCGACTGTTGGTGACTGAATCCGGCGGATATCGGCTGGTTGCCTGA
- a CDS encoding DUF6653 family protein, which translates to MSRTRMDIFTLAARMMAMDDAAWAKHANPLSVYSRMSILPLMTLAVISRVWLGWYALAPIVLVIVWTWWNPRAFGRPKTTDSWAAHGTFGERVFLNRKECPIPQHHSRWAIGLGIVSGVGAVPWSYGLWSLDYGMCLFGLALMIGGKLWFVDRMVWLYQDMKGTHPTYRSWQR; encoded by the coding sequence ATGTCTCGCACCCGAATGGATATTTTTACTCTTGCCGCACGAATGATGGCAATGGACGACGCAGCATGGGCCAAACACGCCAATCCTCTCAGTGTTTACAGCCGCATGTCGATCCTGCCGTTGATGACGCTGGCCGTGATCAGTCGAGTCTGGCTAGGATGGTATGCACTTGCACCGATCGTCCTGGTCATTGTCTGGACCTGGTGGAACCCGCGCGCCTTTGGTCGCCCCAAGACAACTGATAGCTGGGCGGCACATGGCACTTTTGGGGAACGGGTTTTCCTGAACCGAAAAGAGTGTCCCATCCCACAACATCATTCCCGTTGGGCGATTGGCCTGGGTATTGTGTCCGGGGTTGGTGCAGTGCCGTGGAGCTATGGGCTTTGGTCACTTGACTACGGCATGTGCCTCTTCGGACTGGCCTTGATGATCGGCGGCAAGCTGTGGTTCGTAGATCGGATGGTCTGGCTGTATCAAGACATGAAGGGCACCCATCCAACATATAGGAGTTGGCAGCGATAA
- a CDS encoding Trm112 family protein, translated as MTDTQPPAFDRHMLESLVCPQTHAVLEYHAEEQELVSKAANLAFPIRNGIPVMLIDEARVLE; from the coding sequence ATGACCGACACCCAGCCCCCCGCCTTTGATCGTCATATGCTTGAGTCACTGGTGTGTCCGCAGACACATGCGGTACTCGAATATCACGCCGAGGAGCAGGAACTGGTCTCTAAGGCGGCCAATCTGGCCTTTCCCATTCGCAACGGCATTCCGGTGATGCTGATCGACGAGGCGCGCGTGCTGGAGTAA
- a CDS encoding amidase: MSDWLKMSAADLGRGIESGDIDPLQLTQTYLDAIDAHPLRDRIYARVTHERALAEATAAAERARAGQRRSLLDGVPISWKDLFDTADIGTESGSDLLLGRVPDRDALVLSNATAMGTVCLGKTHMSELAFSGLGLNPVKESPPSVNDADAVSGGSSSGAATSVAFGLAACGIGSDTGGSVRIPSAWNDLVGLKTTSGRVSLEGVVPLCLKFDTVGPLTRTVEDAALCLALLEGSPVADLRGASLKGRRFADLQTMVQDDLDDPVRASYSSALDRLRDAGAEIIPLDVPDLTEAMALSGVLFTTEAYGLWKDVIEVSPDLMFPAILERFRAGGDVLGADYVAAWARLEQIRMIWDQATSGFDGVLSPTAPILPPNMERLLSDDEYYVRANLLALRNTRIGNLMGLCGLSLPTGTPSCGLQVLGKPNCEEALLRVGAAVERALA, from the coding sequence ATGTCGGATTGGTTGAAGATGAGTGCGGCGGATTTGGGCCGGGGTATTGAAAGCGGTGATATCGATCCGTTGCAGCTGACCCAAACCTATCTGGATGCCATCGATGCCCACCCCCTGCGTGATCGTATCTATGCCCGTGTCACCCATGAACGCGCCCTGGCCGAGGCCACTGCCGCGGCGGAACGCGCCCGTGCCGGGCAGCGTCGCTCGCTGCTGGATGGGGTGCCGATCAGCTGGAAAGACTTGTTCGATACCGCCGATATTGGCACCGAATCCGGTTCTGATCTGTTGCTGGGTCGGGTGCCAGACCGGGACGCGCTGGTGCTGAGCAATGCCACAGCCATGGGCACCGTCTGTCTGGGCAAAACCCATATGAGCGAGCTGGCTTTTTCCGGGCTGGGCCTGAACCCGGTGAAAGAAAGCCCGCCCAGCGTCAATGATGCCGATGCGGTTTCAGGCGGATCATCGTCGGGTGCTGCAACCTCGGTTGCATTTGGTCTGGCGGCCTGTGGGATTGGCTCGGATACGGGTGGATCGGTCCGAATCCCATCAGCGTGGAATGACTTGGTGGGGCTGAAAACCACCTCGGGGCGGGTCAGCCTGGAGGGCGTGGTGCCTCTCTGTTTGAAATTTGACACCGTTGGCCCACTTACCCGAACCGTCGAAGATGCTGCTTTGTGTTTGGCGCTGCTTGAGGGATCGCCAGTTGCGGATCTGCGCGGTGCCAGTCTGAAGGGACGCAGATTTGCCGACCTGCAAACTATGGTACAGGACGATCTGGATGACCCGGTGCGCGCGTCATATTCATCGGCTCTGGACCGCCTGCGCGATGCCGGTGCTGAAATCATTCCGCTAGATGTTCCAGATTTGACCGAAGCCATGGCGCTGAGCGGTGTGTTGTTCACCACCGAGGCCTATGGGCTGTGGAAAGACGTGATTGAGGTGTCTCCGGATCTGATGTTCCCTGCTATTCTTGAACGGTTCCGCGCCGGTGGTGATGTTCTGGGTGCGGATTATGTGGCCGCCTGGGCCAGGCTAGAACAGATTCGCATGATCTGGGATCAGGCCACCTCGGGGTTTGATGGGGTGCTGTCTCCGACTGCACCAATTTTGCCGCCGAATATGGAACGGCTGCTGAGTGATGATGAATATTACGTGCGCGCCAACCTGCTGGCCCTGCGCAATACACGGATTGGCAACTTGATGGGGCTGTGCGGATTGTCGCTGCCAACAGGCACACCCAGTTGCGGCCTTCAGGTGCTGGGGAAGCCCAACTGTGAGGAGGCGCTGCTGCGGGTCGGAGCCGCGGTTGAGCGGGCCTTGGCCTGA
- a CDS encoding exodeoxyribonuclease III yields the protein MSFTLATWNINSVRLREPLVLKLLAEQGPDVLCLQECKSPVDKIPLEGFAELGYTHMVARGQKGYNGVAILSRLPIEEVSSQQFGGLDHARHIAGRLENGVTIHNFYVPAGGDKPNREINEKFGQKLDYLTDMRDWFSKEPPEKAILVGDLNIAPRADDVWDHKKMLKVVSHTPIEVDHLAQVQEAGNWVDVTRQDIPEGLLYSWWSYRAKDWDAADKGRRLDHIWATSDISASAHSSRVLRDARGWEKPSDHAPVFATFDL from the coding sequence ATGTCCTTTACTCTTGCCACTTGGAATATCAACTCGGTCCGCCTGCGCGAACCGCTTGTGCTAAAGCTATTGGCCGAACAGGGGCCGGACGTGTTGTGTCTGCAAGAATGTAAAAGTCCAGTTGACAAGATCCCGTTGGAGGGCTTTGCCGAGCTTGGCTATACCCACATGGTTGCACGCGGCCAAAAGGGATATAACGGAGTTGCAATCTTGTCGCGACTGCCGATCGAAGAGGTCAGTAGTCAGCAATTCGGCGGGCTGGACCATGCGCGCCACATCGCCGGGCGACTGGAAAACGGCGTGACCATCCATAATTTCTACGTACCTGCGGGTGGCGATAAGCCGAATCGTGAGATTAATGAGAAATTTGGCCAGAAGCTCGATTATCTGACCGACATGCGGGACTGGTTTAGTAAAGAGCCACCCGAAAAAGCGATTCTTGTGGGTGATCTGAATATTGCACCGCGCGCCGATGACGTTTGGGACCACAAGAAGATGCTCAAAGTCGTCAGCCATACGCCGATTGAGGTCGATCACCTGGCCCAAGTCCAGGAGGCTGGCAATTGGGTGGATGTCACCCGCCAGGATATCCCTGAGGGATTGCTATACAGCTGGTGGTCCTACCGGGCCAAGGACTGGGACGCTGCGGACAAAGGGCGACGTCTGGATCACATCTGGGCAACGTCTGATATTTCGGCCTCTGCACACTCCAGCCGCGTTTTGCGGGATGCACGGGGCTGGGAAAAACCCAGCGATCATGCCCCTGTCTTTGCCACTTTCGATCTATAG
- a CDS encoding aminotransferase class I/II-fold pyridoxal phosphate-dependent enzyme, translated as MNFPERFSNLPAYAFPRLRALLDHHTPGGDVVHMTIGEPKHKFPQWVTDVIVENAVGFNQYPPNDGSDELRGEISAWIQRRYGVAMDKDTQVMALNGTREGLYNAAMALCPEQKNGQKPAVLIPNPFYQVYMVASLSVAAEPVFVPATQATGHLPDYAGLPEEVLNRTTVAYICSPANPQGVVADRAYWTQLIQLAERYDFKIFADECYSEIYRDAAPLGALTVAQELGADPERVVLFNSLSKRSNLPGLRSGMIASGPQNMARIKQLRAYSGAPLPLPLQTAAARVWSDEAHVVQNRVQYVEKYEIADQVFSGFQGYQTPEAGFFLWLPVDDGEVAALKLWQQTGVRVLPGAYLAQGEGAQNPGKGFIRVALVAPKEQTQVALTQLRDCLY; from the coding sequence ATGAATTTCCCCGAGCGGTTTTCGAACCTTCCGGCTTATGCGTTTCCGCGTCTGCGGGCGTTATTGGATCATCACACCCCGGGTGGGGATGTGGTCCATATGACTATTGGAGAGCCGAAACATAAGTTTCCTCAGTGGGTTACGGATGTAATTGTCGAAAACGCAGTGGGCTTTAATCAATATCCGCCTAACGATGGATCGGATGAATTGCGTGGCGAGATCAGCGCCTGGATTCAGCGTCGCTATGGTGTGGCGATGGATAAAGACACTCAAGTCATGGCACTGAACGGCACCCGCGAAGGGTTGTACAATGCAGCAATGGCGCTGTGCCCCGAGCAAAAGAACGGTCAAAAACCAGCGGTCCTGATCCCAAATCCATTTTATCAGGTCTATATGGTGGCAAGTCTTTCGGTGGCCGCCGAGCCGGTGTTTGTGCCCGCCACACAGGCCACCGGCCATCTGCCGGATTATGCCGGCTTGCCCGAAGAGGTGCTGAACCGCACTACCGTTGCCTATATCTGCTCACCCGCCAACCCGCAGGGCGTAGTGGCTGATCGCGCCTATTGGACCCAGTTGATCCAACTGGCCGAGCGCTATGATTTTAAGATCTTTGCAGATGAATGCTATTCAGAAATCTACCGTGACGCGGCCCCATTGGGCGCATTGACCGTGGCGCAGGAATTGGGCGCAGATCCCGAGCGCGTGGTGCTGTTCAACTCGCTGTCCAAGCGGTCAAACCTGCCGGGCCTGCGCTCGGGGATGATTGCCAGTGGGCCACAGAACATGGCGCGGATTAAGCAATTGCGGGCCTACTCGGGGGCGCCGCTGCCACTGCCGCTGCAAACCGCGGCTGCCCGCGTTTGGTCGGATGAGGCACATGTGGTACAAAACCGGGTACAGTATGTGGAAAAATATGAGATCGCCGATCAGGTCTTCTCTGGGTTTCAGGGCTATCAAACGCCCGAAGCTGGATTTTTCCTGTGGTTGCCCGTCGATGATGGCGAGGTGGCGGCGTTGAAGTTGTGGCAGCAAACCGGCGTGCGGGTTCTTCCCGGTGCCTATCTGGCGCAGGGTGAGGGCGCGCAGAACCCGGGCAAAGGATTTATCCGCGTCGCGCTGGTGGCGCCCAAAGAACAAACACAGGTGGCGCTGACACAATTGCGCGATTGCCTGTACTAA
- the ribA gene encoding GTP cyclohydrolase II yields the protein MSLMPSMIELLARARVDLRMGLPVVLTGNGSAALAIAAESLTGQRLTDLRAIGEVSLALTARRAETLKARVYDTDIARLTVPTDVDRSWVRSLADPADDLKFPMKGPFNCQRTGSANLHRLAIALIKSARLLPAALLVPIDDAATFASDHGLTLINHAVAMPLLGESSPLHPVAAARLPVEAAEAGRLHVFRPEDGGEEHYAIEIGRPDRNAPVLARLHSACFTGDVLGSLKCDCGPQLRGALAQMGAEGAGVLLYLNQEGRGIGLANKMRAYSLQDQGFDTVEANHRLGFEDDERDFRLGSEILRKLGFDQVRLLTNNPNKIAMMEHTGIRVTERVPLKVGENDFNRAYLATKASKSGHFL from the coding sequence ATGAGCCTGATGCCCTCAATGATCGAACTTCTGGCCCGAGCCCGGGTTGATCTGCGCATGGGCTTGCCCGTTGTACTGACTGGTAACGGGTCAGCAGCGCTGGCCATTGCTGCCGAAAGCCTAACCGGTCAACGGTTGACCGACCTACGTGCCATAGGAGAGGTCTCACTGGCCCTGACAGCCCGGCGAGCGGAGACGCTAAAGGCACGGGTTTATGACACCGACATCGCCCGCTTAACCGTTCCCACAGATGTAGATCGCAGTTGGGTTCGATCACTGGCTGATCCTGCTGATGACCTGAAATTCCCGATGAAAGGCCCATTCAACTGTCAGCGGACAGGCAGTGCCAACCTACACCGACTGGCGATCGCTCTGATAAAATCCGCACGCCTGTTGCCCGCAGCCTTGTTGGTGCCCATCGACGATGCCGCAACATTTGCCTCAGATCATGGATTAACGCTGATCAACCACGCGGTTGCCATGCCGCTGCTTGGGGAAAGCTCGCCACTGCATCCCGTAGCCGCTGCACGGTTACCGGTCGAAGCCGCCGAGGCGGGCCGACTGCATGTTTTTCGCCCCGAAGACGGCGGCGAAGAACATTATGCAATCGAAATCGGCCGTCCTGACCGAAACGCGCCTGTGCTGGCCCGGCTCCACTCGGCCTGTTTCACCGGCGATGTACTGGGATCCCTGAAATGCGATTGCGGCCCACAGTTGCGCGGCGCTTTGGCCCAGATGGGGGCCGAGGGCGCGGGTGTACTATTATACCTCAACCAAGAAGGGCGCGGTATTGGTTTAGCCAATAAGATGCGCGCTTATTCTCTGCAAGATCAAGGGTTTGATACGGTCGAAGCCAACCACAGGCTGGGTTTTGAAGATGACGAACGTGACTTTCGTCTGGGGTCAGAAATCCTGCGCAAGCTGGGCTTCGATCAGGTTCGACTGCTGACCAACAACCCCAATAAAATCGCCATGATGGAACATACCGGTATCAGGGTGACTGAACGAGTACCTCTAAAGGTGGGCGAAAATGACTTCAACCGCGCCTATCTGGCCACCAAGGCCAGCAAATCCGGACATTTTCTGTGA
- a CDS encoding TauD/TfdA family dioxygenase — translation MSTASLRPETAMVHIDWQDGTSADFPYIWLRDNDPSGFHPQTQERTSDLTSLSLDVSPVKIEANDKTLTIWWAGDTSVSAFDMTWLRRCSPGKRATDPAHTGFTHWRQDLGAEGVPRAKADDVLKSDSALQSWMVDTQVFGYSIIEGLAENTDAGMDVARRIGFLRETNFGLTFEVQSKPNPNNLAYTSIALPLHTDLTNQELPPGFQFLHCLANEAQGGGSLFCDGYAIAEDLRQQDPEAFDLLSTVSIPFRFHDENTDIRSRKKVINLDEDGQVIEICFNAHIADVLDLEPSLMARYYRAYRQYMIMTRDPAYLVTLKLKAGEMVVFDNRRVLHGREAFDPQTGFRHLHGCYVDRGEYESRLRILRRGTSNP, via the coding sequence ATGAGCACCGCATCTTTGCGTCCTGAAACTGCCATGGTTCATATCGACTGGCAGGACGGCACCAGTGCCGATTTCCCTTACATCTGGCTTCGCGACAATGACCCGTCTGGCTTTCACCCTCAAACTCAGGAACGGACCAGCGACCTGACCAGCCTGTCGCTGGATGTCAGCCCTGTTAAAATCGAGGCCAACGACAAGACACTGACAATCTGGTGGGCCGGGGACACATCTGTCAGCGCCTTTGACATGACCTGGCTGCGTCGCTGTAGCCCGGGCAAGCGTGCAACCGACCCTGCACATACAGGTTTCACCCACTGGCGTCAGGATCTGGGCGCCGAAGGCGTCCCCCGTGCCAAAGCCGACGACGTCTTGAAATCAGACTCCGCGCTGCAAAGCTGGATGGTCGACACCCAGGTCTTTGGCTATTCCATCATCGAAGGTCTGGCCGAAAATACCGATGCCGGTATGGATGTTGCCCGCCGCATTGGATTTCTGCGCGAAACCAACTTTGGCCTGACCTTCGAAGTGCAATCCAAACCCAACCCAAACAATCTGGCCTATACCTCGATCGCATTGCCGTTGCACACAGACCTGACCAATCAGGAGTTGCCGCCCGGCTTTCAGTTCCTGCACTGTCTGGCCAACGAGGCCCAGGGCGGCGGATCCCTGTTCTGCGACGGCTATGCCATTGCCGAAGATCTGAGACAACAGGACCCAGAAGCCTTTGACTTGCTGTCAACGGTCTCTATCCCGTTCCGATTCCATGATGAAAACACCGATATCCGAAGCCGCAAGAAGGTAATCAATCTGGACGAAGACGGCCAGGTGATCGAGATTTGCTTCAATGCACATATCGCCGATGTTCTGGATTTGGAGCCCTCGTTGATGGCGCGGTATTACCGGGCATACCGACAGTATATGATCATGACCCGGGACCCCGCCTATCTGGTAACGCTCAAACTGAAGGCCGGCGAAATGGTGGTCTTTGACAACCGGCGGGTGCTGCACGGACGTGAAGCATTTGATCCACAAACCGGGTTTCGCCACTTGCATGGGTGCTACGTAGATCGCGGAGAATATGAAAGCCGCCTGCGCATTTTGCGTCGCGGCACATCCAATCCGTAA
- a CDS encoding LON peptidase substrate-binding domain-containing protein → MIQAADLPDTIAVFPLPGALLLPRSLLPLHIFEPRYLQMLEDALKTSQRLIGMVQPFSGHSSDDDLHEIGCAGRITQFSETEDGRYLITLSGVSRFRIKEETDGFTPYRRCQVSWDGFDRDLGKVESDIRFDRPEFLDLLERFFSSRSLSTDWDALKDADDELLINSLSMMLDFEPEEKQALLEAPGLATRLETLTTLIEFALFGGSNEETLQ, encoded by the coding sequence ATGATCCAAGCCGCTGACCTACCGGACACGATTGCCGTGTTTCCTCTACCCGGGGCGCTTTTGCTGCCCCGGTCGCTGTTGCCGCTTCACATTTTTGAGCCGCGGTATTTGCAGATGCTTGAGGACGCTTTGAAGACGTCGCAGCGGTTGATCGGGATGGTGCAACCCTTTTCCGGGCATAGTAGTGATGACGACCTGCACGAGATTGGCTGCGCAGGACGCATTACGCAATTTTCCGAAACCGAAGATGGGCGCTATCTGATCACTCTTTCTGGGGTGTCCCGGTTTAGGATCAAAGAAGAGACCGATGGCTTTACCCCCTATCGGCGGTGTCAGGTCAGTTGGGATGGGTTTGATCGGGATTTGGGTAAGGTTGAGAGTGACATTCGGTTTGACCGGCCCGAGTTCCTTGACCTGCTGGAACGCTTTTTCTCATCGCGCAGTTTGTCGACCGATTGGGATGCGCTGAAAGATGCGGATGACGAGTTGCTGATCAACTCTTTGTCGATGATGCTGGACTTTGAGCCGGAAGAGAAACAAGCCTTGCTTGAGGCCCCCGGTCTTGCCACAAGACTTGAGACCCTGACCACATTGATCGAATTTGCCTTGTTTGGCGGTTCGAACGAGGAAACACTGCAATGA